Proteins found in one Camelus bactrianus isolate YW-2024 breed Bactrian camel chromosome X, ASM4877302v1, whole genome shotgun sequence genomic segment:
- the LOC105067086 gene encoding spermatid nuclear transition protein 4 — MTKVSRKPQEPRTAAVKSTLRIKGKKTLCQPRSRDGVKVPKTTMKVKRSCQRNSRKKIQTSATQSKKLKKARKPKMVVCYYMLNKKLNQSKKMNQNKRQNQNKGQAQPVPEQETLEKPTTSYNL, encoded by the exons ATGACTAAGGTAAGCAGGAAACCACAGGAGCCAAGAACAGCTGCAGTAAAATCCACTCTGAGGATCAAAGGGAAGAAGACCCTCTGTCAACCAAGGTCCAGAGATGGTGTCAAA GTACCAAAGACAACCATGAAAGTCAAAAGATCCTGTCAAAGGAATTCAAGAAAAAAGATTCAAACATCTGCCACTCAGtctaaaaaacttaaaaaagccAGAAAACCAAAAATGGTGGTCTGTTACTATATGCTTAACAAGAAATTGAatcaaagtaagaaaatgaatcaaaataaGAGGCAGAATCAAAATAAGGGACAAGCTCAACCTGTCCCAGAACAAGAGACCCTGGAGAAGCCCACCACTTCATATAACCTGTGA